The Bdellovibrio bacteriovorus W nucleotide sequence GCAGGGGCTTTATTTCCAACATTCTCTGTCTGAGTGTTTGTCGTAGGTGCATTGGTTGAGTTTGTCGATTCTGTCTGCTTCATAGCCGAACTCCTTTCGAGCCAGATTAAGATCAAAGACAGTATCTCATTGAAGCCCCGCATTAAGCGAAGCATTTATGCATGTTTTTTTAACTGATAACAGAATGAAAAATGATTACAGCTACTTAATGCTCAGCAAGAGCACAGAGCGTTTGCCCCCCATGCCTCAAAATTTACGAAAAGCCCTCAAGAATCCGTGGATAACAAAGAATTTGAACTGAAAAATCATCAAAACAATCTGAACGCAAACCAAGTATTCCACTTCACACTAGAAAATTCGTCAAAAAGGTCTGGATGTTAGGCGGAGGTGGGCTCTCGCAACGCAGGCGTACTATAAGTACGCCGAAGTGAGAAAGCCTGCCGACAACGACACAGGCAGGCCTTTTTCACAATTTTCAAAATTCGTCAAAAAGGTTCAGATGCAAGGCGGAGAATGCCACCCGCAACGCAGGCGTACTATAAGTACGCCGAAGAGAGGACGGCGTTCGACAACGCAGTCAGATGGATCTTTTTCACGAATTTTCTTTAACTTTGGCTACGGGGCCGAGCATCGTCCCCCCCGCTGGCACATCTCTAATCACAACTGCATTGGCGCCAATCAAAGCACCTTCTCCGACAGTGATAGGCCCCAAGACCTTTGCTCCTGTGCCGATAAGAACTTTGTTTTTAACAGTTGGATGGCGCTTCACGGGATCGAACTTCAATCCCCCCAAAGTCACGCCGTGAAAAATAATGCAATCATCACCGATCTCAGCAGTTTCTCCAATCACGACACCCATGCCATGATCGATCACGAGGCGTCTGCCAATCGTGGCACCAGGATGAATCTCTACGCCGGTAAGAAGACGAGAAATCTCAGCGACGAGTCGTGCAAGAAAAAACAAGTTTGCCTTATAAAGACGATGAGCAATGCGATGACAAGCCAAAGCTTTAGGGCCTGGGTAAAGCAAAGCAATTTCCCAAAGCGATTTCGCTGCAGGATCATAGTTTTTATAGGTCTTAAGCAATTCAAAAATATCTGAAAACATCAATACTTCTCATTCATATCATCTAGCAAAAAGTAACGATCAAAAAGATCACTATAACGAGACCAGCGATCGCCAGAAGCTCTCTCTCCGTCCATCAAAGTTTTGATCGTACTGACTTTGCTATCAAAATCGTCAATCATCGCAACGACCATCGCTTCTAAAAACTTAGGACGCTTTGGCGAACCGTATTCAAGTTTACCATGATGACTGAGGATGATGTGCTTACACACATCTTTAAGTTCTTCGTTAAAGCCCAAAATCCGTGAAGCTTTCTTATCAATCAACTCGCAGGCAATCTGTATATGACCTAAAAGCCTTCCGCGATCTGTATAAGTTGTTCCGTTGTCGTAAGCAAGCTCCCAAATCTTTCCGATATCGTGGTAGATCGCCCCAAAGATGAGAAGGTCTTTATTTAAGAATGGATAGTGCCCGCCAATGAAGTCCATAAGCTTGCTGATAGATAAGATATGCTCAAGTAAACCACCGCGCCACGCATGGTGAATACTCTTAGCCGCCGGAGCTTTTAAAACCAGAGGCTTAATTTCTGGATCTTCGAGGGTATCTAAGATGAGCTGACGAAGCTGTTCATTGCGCATAGCTTTTACTAATTGTAAAAGTTCGACGTACATATCGTCTGGATTGCGATCTGCTTTCGGCAAAAAGTCTTCAAAATTCACAGTGTCAGCAGGGACTTTTTCGATCTTATGGATAATGAGCTGCTTGCGATTTTGAAAGAGCTGAACACTTCCTTTGACCTTTACAATGTCTCCGATTTCAAACTCACGTGAAAGATCTTCGACGCGATCCCAAAGACGAGCATCGATAGTTCCTGAAGCATCAGAAAGAATAGCTCCCATAAAGGGCTTTCCGTTTTTCCCTGTCGCTACGGTTTTTTCTTTGACGAGAAAAAGCTTTTCGACGGTATCTTTGTCTTTAAGATGAATTATTTGAGTTGCATCCATCACTTTCCTCCGCAAAAAAACTGTTTTCTTTGGCTGTCTTTAAAGGTCACCTGCGAAACTAAGATTTCACTTCCAACTTGAGAAGCAAACAAGAACGTTCCACCAATAACATACAAGTCGCGTTCACCTGTGGTATTCACCTTGATACCATCATCTTGCATCAGCACCAAGACCTTGCTGGAGATATCAGAAAGTGTGCCGCAGCCTGCTCCAAAAGATTTTTGATCTATGGTGACAGTTGGCAGAGCACTTTGAAATAACACACGCTTTTCTTTACTCTCGACAAAGGGAGCATATTCAAAGTTCACAAAGTAAGTACCGGGAACTGCCCCGATATAATCAGCTAGATCAATCTCTCCGCCCCCTTTAGGAAGCGCGATCCGCAGCTTACGACTTTTCAAAACACCTTTATTCTTCTCCGTCAGAATGACAGAGATCTCAGACATGACTGGAGTAAAGCTTCCCAGCAATGCTCGATCCTTGAACTCCAGCATCTCCCATGCTTTTGAAGAGACAAGAATATCCTCAGAAAGCTTTTCAACTTTTTGAGTGCGGATATTTTCTTCGAT carries:
- a CDS encoding HD-hydrolase domain-containing protein (COG3481 Predicted HD-superfamily hydrolase), producing the protein MDATQIIHLKDKDTVEKLFLVKEKTVATGKNGKPFMGAILSDASGTIDARLWDRVEDLSREFEIGDIVKVKGSVQLFQNRKQLIIHKIEKVPADTVNFEDFLPKADRNPDDMYVELLQLVKAMRNEQLRQLILDTLEDPEIKPLVLKAPAAKSIHHAWRGGLLEHILSISKLMDFIGGHYPFLNKDLLIFGAIYHDIGKIWELAYDNGTTYTDRGRLLGHIQIACELIDKKASRILGFNEELKDVCKHIILSHHGKLEYGSPKRPKFLEAMVVAMIDDFDSKVSTIKTLMDGERASGDRWSRYSDLFDRYFLLDDMNEKY
- a CDS encoding hypothetical protein (COG1045 Serine acetyltransferase) — encoded protein: MFSDIFELLKTYKNYDPAAKSLWEIALLYPGPKALACHRIAHRLYKANLFFLARLVAEISRLLTGVEIHPGATIGRRLVIDHGMGVVIGETAEIGDDCIIFHGVTLGGLKFDPVKRHPTVKNKVLIGTGAKVLGPITVGEGALIGANAVVIRDVPAGGTMLGPVAKVKENS